In the genome of Mycobacterium kansasii ATCC 12478, one region contains:
- a CDS encoding PPE family protein — MNFAVLPPEINSARMYLGAGLGPMLNAAVAWDGLAAELGSAATSFSSVTSGLAGSFWQGPASTAMADAAVPYLGWLNAAASQAEQAALRARLTAAAFEAALAATVHPAIISANRTQLVSLVFSNLLGQNATAIADAEIQYEQMWARDVAAMLDYHARASAALSTLTPFPPTLARLVNPATVNAAAAAAQDIVVPFRNVGLANVGRGNVGNANIGDFNFGSGNTGSSNIGSGNIGTNNIGFGNSGPMLTAALRNIGFGNTGNGNIGIGNTGDNNIGFGNTGTGNRGIGLNGDNRWGFGGMNSGTGNVGFFNSGTGNVGIGNSGSGNWGIGNSGNGYNTGIGNSGDVNTGFFNSGVVNTGIANSGGNNSGSWNSGSFNTGAFNVGDYNTGWLNYGNYNTGIANAGNVDTGAFISGSYSNGLFWRGDYQGGGPGIGNTTSIPSSGFFNSGTGAASGFFNSGANNSGFVNSSTGSQGNTGIGNYGALLSGLVNTGNTMSGLFNASTLSLGTAALVSGAVNTGNHMSGFFGGPSNVNVGFANSGRLNFGDANIGSFNFGSGNVGSANFGSGNVGDTNLGSGNFGFFNAGFGNLGSYNIGSANLGSYNIGPANFGEFNIGLWNAGDSNHGFANTGNNNVGFGNTGSNNVGVGLTGTGQVGFGALNSGANNIGLFNSGTNNIGLFNSGTGNVGVGNSGTGDWGIGNPGTGNTGIGNTGSYNTGLFNAGIINTGFANTGDYNTGAANRGSFNTGWYNPGGYNTGWSNPGDYNTGVFNTGNVNTGAVNSGDFNNGFFISADNQGQIALNLNITTPTVPIDFEIRIPIYKIYDLGGQEYTIPGFYYPKTAFGNFYLGPMTIPTSSISAPHVTLTTGSQTTAIEISIHGALEGRTIPIINIAAAPGFGNSTSGPSSGFFNSGSGSSSGFGNFGANNSGWQNFSTGVLGNSGWRNVGALQSGVANLGNTISGWYNTSTVDLAGVAQVSGVANIGTDLSGVLHSASGTLFNAGLGNVGQLNVGWGNLGSFNIGSGNVGDYNLGSANVGEHNLGSANIGSANIGFANTGTAVVSGLDNIGIANTGSHNLGWANIGVGNIGLANTGTGNIGIGLSGDHQVGFGAWNSGTDNIGLFNSGSNNVGFFNSGTANFGIGNSGSYNTGIANTGTTNTGWFNSGALNTGVANAGSYNSGWYNTGATNTGIANPGAHNTGWFNTGTYSTGIANAGTLDTGAFITGDMDNGLLWRGNSQGLYGGNYTIHVPQIPVNVNGTLFIDIPITTVFDGNTVYSGMTISDIPFGFTNHIGPIPALVGTINALYIPQVTLASPTPAPHGTIGSPSTLPIIGYGTIGPFDITIFNFGMAPGYGNSTSLPSSGFFNSGIGSSSGFFNVGANNSGWQNVSFGGLGNSGIKNWGSALSGLANLGNTMSGWLNTGTVDLSTPANVSGFQNVGVNLAGFFRDYVTDATDFNLGLGNVGNWNVGFGNIGDYNLGSGNNGSLNVGSGNIGLYNLGPGNVGNYNVGSANLGSYNVGLGNFGANNFGLGNFGDFNTGFGNAGDANIGIGNSGTGNIGIGLTGTGQVGFGALNSGSGNSGLFNSGTNNIGLFNSGTGNVGIANSGTGNWGIGNSGHINTGLLNAGDINTGLINAGNVNTGIFNAGGYNSGSFNAGSFNTLGFNAGNYNTGYLNTGDYNTGLANSGDVDTGAFNLGSYSNGVLWRGDYQGLVAIDYEIVIPDTAIPAYLDLQVPANLPFSATLGTLVLDSFTLPKYTADVKILGFLKFEAVSVGPITIPNIYIDLPSIAGTLGSPSSVLQLSGPGSIGPIRIPIVHIPAAPGFGNSTTVPSSGFFNTGNGSSSGIGNVGANLSGFWNAASGGSGISGYKNLGDLTSGVSNFGNTISGFLNTATASLATPADVSGIGNTGSHISGLFNGLSNINIGFANHGDVNVGSGNDGSYNLGSGNVGSDNVGFGNFGDGNIGSGNWGSGNVGPGNWGSHNTGLGNLGANNAGLGNLGDFNVGFGNAGNANIGLGNTGSNNIGIGLTGNGQVGFGALNSGSGNSGLFNSGSNNVGLFNSGTGNVGIGNSGTGNFGIGNAGTANTGIGNPGIGNWGYGNPGNYNTGIANTGSVNTGFFNTGDVNSGTANPGDYNSGSYNTGNTNTGVGNTGDYNTGWFNSGDYNTGVLNSGNVNTGVLIAGNYNNGFLWRDDYQGLIAIEAGIYIPEFPLLNLDMGLPVNIPLDLGMSNLNIQGFTIPEFKASVLNSDYLSVDIGPIVIPTITGVLPQLTAQVGSPTTTVGAILTSGVGPIDIKFIDIPARPGFGNSTSGPSSGFFNSGSGSSSGFGNFGANNSGWQNFSTGVLGNSGWRNVGALQSGVANLGNTISGWYNTSTVDLASVAQVSGVANIGTDLSGVLHSASGTLFNAGLGNVGQLNVGWGNLGSFNIGSGNVGDYNLGSANVGEHNLGSANIGSANIGFANTGTAVVSGLDNIGIANTGSHNLGWANIGLGNIGLANTGTGNIGIGLSGDHQVGFGAWNSGTDNIGLFNSGSNNVGFFNSGTANFGIGNSGSYNTGIANTGTTNTGWFNSGALNTGVANAGSYNSGWYNTGATNTGIANPGAHNTGWFNTGTYSTGIANAGTLDTGAFITGDMDNGLLWRGNSQGLYGLNYTITVSEITGYFDFSVFGDIPLNATITPANIDAFTIPTIPFSGLNDHLGGKVEGTVGPISISAISFSIASPAVDLRFGSSDGSPVVDIGGNGSVGPIYLPLIDIPASPGYFNSTVLPSSGLFNAGTGSSSGFFNVGTNNSGWQNMSFGSLGNSGIKNWGSALSGLANLGNTMSGWLNTSSLDLSSPANVSGFQNVGTDLAGLFRDGTSTVFNVGLANHGIMNFGSANIGNDNIGNGNVGSFNFGSGNIGDHNIGSGNLGGANVGSGNLGSGNIGFGNVGSSLTAGLNNIGMGNTGSHNFGWGNTGDGNIGFGNSGNGNIGFGLTGDNQRGFGSLNSGSGNIGLFNSGTNNIGIGNSGTGNWGIGNSGSYNTGIGNTGSTNTGWFNSGIANTGIANSGNYDTGFYNAGETNTGSFNSADHNSGGFNSGRYNTGYFNGGDYNTGIGNTGDVNTGAFNSGNYNNGFLWRGDYQGLVQLSYKVTIPEFPYHGDVHGLVELPIQGTINEMTQDAFTISKIRIKVVLHQWPGINITVYDGDIGPWTIPEHVLSTPIHLDDIVRTTFEKSGGGTAGPYTFGFDFVQGPGFFNSTTTPSSGFFNYGSGTSSGFFNSGDGLSGIINTGTNHSGIWNAGGLEDSGFFNYGALASGLLNRGNTISGIFNTSTVDLATQAFVSGVANIGTQVSGFFRNVRLP, encoded by the coding sequence ATGAATTTCGCGGTCTTGCCCCCGGAGATCAACTCGGCACGTATGTACCTCGGCGCGGGGCTGGGGCCGATGCTCAATGCGGCGGTGGCCTGGGACGGTCTGGCTGCAGAGCTGGGTTCGGCCGCGACGTCGTTTTCCTCGGTGACCTCGGGGCTGGCAGGTTCCTTCTGGCAGGGCCCTGCCTCAACAGCGATGGCTGATGCGGCCGTCCCCTATCTGGGCTGGTTGAATGCGGCGGCAAGCCAGGCTGAGCAGGCGGCGCTGCGGGCACGGTTGACCGCGGCCGCGTTCGAGGCGGCGCTGGCGGCCACGGTGCATCCGGCGATCATTTCGGCCAACCGCACTCAGCTTGTGTCACTGGTGTTTTCGAACCTGCTCGGGCAAAACGCGACCGCGATCGCCGACGCTGAAATTCAGTACGAACAGATGTGGGCCCGGGACGTGGCCGCGATGTTGGACTACCACGCCCGGGCGTCGGCGGCCTTGTCGACGCTGACGCCCTTCCCGCCGACGCTGGCGCGCCTGGTTAACCCAGCCACCGTCAATGCCGCCGCGGCGGCCGCCCAGGACATTGTGGTTCCCTTTCGCAACGTCGGCTTGGCCAACGTTGGCCGGGGCAACGTCGGCAACGCCAATATCGGCGATTTCAACTTCGGGTCGGGAAATACCGGCAGCAGCAATATCGGCAGCGGCAATATCGGCACCAACAACATTGGCTTCGGAAATTCTGGTCCGATGTTGACAGCGGCGCTTCGCAACATCGGCTTCGGAAATACAGGAAACGGCAACATCGGTATCGGCAATACCGGTGACAATAATATCGGTTTCGGCAACACCGGCACCGGGAACCGCGGAATCGGGCTCAACGGGGACAACCGCTGGGGTTTCGGTGGTATGAACTCGGGCACCGGCAACGTCGGCTTCTTCAACTCGGGCACCGGTAACGTGGGGATCGGGAATTCGGGCAGCGGCAACTGGGGCATCGGGAACTCGGGTAACGGCTACAACACGGGTATCGGAAATTCCGGCGACGTCAACACCGGCTTCTTCAACTCGGGTGTCGTCAATACGGGTATCGCCAACTCCGGCGGCAATAACAGCGGCAGCTGGAACTCGGGCAGCTTCAACACGGGCGCCTTCAACGTCGGCGACTACAACACGGGTTGGCTGAACTACGGCAACTACAACACCGGCATCGCCAACGCGGGCAACGTTGATACCGGGGCCTTCATCTCGGGCAGCTACAGCAACGGCCTCTTCTGGCGGGGCGATTACCAGGGCGGCGGCCCCGGTATCGGCAACACGACGAGCATCCCGTCGTCGGGCTTTTTCAATTCCGGCACCGGCGCCGCATCCGGATTCTTCAACTCCGGCGCCAACAATTCAGGCTTCGTCAACTCCTCGACCGGAAGCCAAGGCAACACCGGAATCGGCAACTACGGAGCCCTGCTGTCGGGGCTGGTGAATACGGGCAACACGATGTCGGGCCTCTTCAACGCGAGCACGCTGAGCCTCGGCACGGCGGCGCTTGTCTCGGGTGCCGTCAACACCGGCAACCACATGTCGGGTTTCTTCGGTGGGCCCTCGAATGTCAATGTCGGCTTCGCCAACAGCGGCCGGCTGAATTTCGGCGACGCCAACATCGGCAGCTTCAATTTCGGCAGCGGGAATGTCGGCAGCGCGAACTTCGGCAGCGGAAATGTCGGCGACACGAACCTGGGCAGTGGGAATTTCGGCTTTTTCAACGCCGGCTTCGGGAACCTGGGCAGCTACAATATTGGCTCGGCAAATCTGGGCAGCTACAATATCGGTCCCGCGAACTTCGGTGAATTCAACATTGGCCTCTGGAACGCCGGCGACAGCAACCACGGATTTGCGAACACCGGCAACAACAATGTCGGCTTCGGCAATACCGGCAGCAACAATGTCGGTGTCGGCCTCACCGGCACCGGCCAGGTCGGGTTCGGCGCCCTGAACTCCGGCGCCAACAACATCGGCCTGTTCAACTCCGGCACCAATAACATCGGCCTGTTCAACTCCGGCACCGGCAACGTCGGCGTCGGCAACTCGGGCACCGGCGACTGGGGAATCGGCAACCCGGGCACCGGCAATACCGGTATCGGCAATACGGGTAGCTACAACACCGGCCTGTTCAACGCCGGCATCATCAACACCGGCTTCGCTAATACGGGCGACTACAACACCGGCGCCGCCAACCGGGGCAGCTTCAACACCGGTTGGTATAACCCCGGCGGCTACAACACCGGATGGTCCAACCCGGGCGACTACAACACGGGCGTGTTCAACACCGGAAACGTCAACACCGGCGCGGTCAACTCCGGCGATTTCAATAATGGCTTCTTCATCAGTGCCGACAACCAGGGCCAGATCGCCCTCAACCTGAATATCACCACTCCGACCGTACCCATCGATTTCGAGATTCGAATCCCAATCTACAAGATATATGACCTCGGCGGGCAGGAATATACCATTCCCGGCTTTTATTACCCCAAGACGGCTTTTGGAAACTTCTACCTCGGCCCGATGACCATTCCGACGTCCTCGATCTCCGCTCCTCATGTGACCCTCACTACCGGCAGCCAAACGACTGCGATCGAGATATCTATCCACGGCGCCCTCGAGGGACGGACTATTCCCATCATCAATATCGCCGCGGCACCGGGTTTTGGGAATTCGACGAGTGGTCCGTCGTCGGGGTTTTTCAATAGTGGGTCGGGTAGTTCGTCGGGGTTCGGTAATTTCGGGGCCAACAATTCGGGGTGGCAGAATTTCTCGACGGGGGTGTTGGGGAATTCGGGGTGGCGCAACGTCGGTGCGTTGCAGTCGGGGGTGGCCAATCTGGGCAACACCATCTCGGGTTGGTACAACACCAGCACCGTCGATCTGGCCGGTGTGGCCCAGGTTTCCGGGGTGGCCAACATCGGCACCGATCTGTCCGGGGTGTTGCACAGCGCGTCGGGCACGCTGTTCAACGCCGGGTTGGGCAATGTGGGTCAGCTCAATGTGGGCTGGGGCAACCTGGGCAGTTTCAACATCGGCAGCGGCAATGTCGGCGACTACAACCTGGGCAGCGCCAACGTCGGCGAGCACAACCTGGGCAGCGCCAATATCGGCAGCGCCAACATCGGGTTCGCCAATACCGGCACCGCGGTGGTCTCGGGGCTCGACAACATCGGGATCGCCAACACCGGCAGCCACAATCTGGGCTGGGCCAACATCGGGGTGGGCAATATCGGCTTGGCCAATACCGGCACCGGCAATATCGGTATCGGGCTCAGCGGGGATCATCAGGTCGGGTTCGGGGCATGGAATTCCGGCACCGACAACATCGGTTTGTTCAACTCCGGCAGCAACAACGTCGGCTTTTTCAATTCCGGCACCGCCAACTTCGGCATCGGAAACTCCGGTAGCTACAACACCGGCATCGCCAACACCGGCACCACCAACACCGGATGGTTCAACTCCGGGGCACTCAACACCGGCGTGGCCAACGCCGGAAGCTACAACAGCGGCTGGTACAACACCGGCGCCACCAACACCGGCATCGCCAACCCCGGCGCCCACAACACCGGCTGGTTCAACACCGGCACCTACAGCACCGGCATCGCCAACGCCGGCACCCTCGACACCGGCGCCTTCATCACCGGCGACATGGACAACGGCCTACTGTGGCGCGGCAACTCCCAAGGCCTCTACGGCGGCAATTACACAATCCATGTTCCCCAAATACCCGTCAATGTGAACGGGACGCTCTTCATCGATATCCCCATTACCACGGTCTTTGACGGCAACACCGTCTATAGCGGCATGACCATCAGTGATATTCCCTTCGGATTCACCAACCACATAGGTCCCATCCCCGCGCTGGTAGGAACAATCAATGCCCTGTACATCCCGCAAGTCACGCTGGCCAGTCCCACGCCCGCGCCGCATGGGACCATCGGATCGCCGAGCACTCTACCGATCATCGGGTACGGCACTATCGGTCCCTTCGATATCACCATTTTCAATTTCGGCATGGCGCCTGGCTACGGCAATTCGACCAGCCTGCCCTCGTCGGGATTCTTCAACAGCGGCATCGGCAGCTCATCGGGCTTCTTCAATGTCGGCGCGAACAATTCGGGCTGGCAGAACGTTTCGTTCGGAGGCCTCGGAAACTCGGGGATCAAGAACTGGGGTTCGGCGCTGTCGGGCCTGGCGAACCTGGGCAACACCATGTCGGGCTGGCTCAACACCGGCACGGTGGACCTGTCCACCCCGGCCAACGTTTCCGGATTCCAAAACGTCGGCGTCAACCTGGCGGGCTTTTTCCGCGATTACGTCACGGATGCAACGGACTTCAATCTCGGCCTCGGTAATGTCGGCAATTGGAACGTAGGTTTCGGCAATATCGGCGACTACAACCTCGGTTCGGGCAACAACGGCAGTTTGAACGTCGGTAGCGGAAATATCGGGCTCTATAACCTTGGTCCCGGCAACGTGGGTAATTACAACGTCGGGTCCGCCAACCTGGGCAGCTACAACGTCGGCCTTGGGAACTTCGGCGCGAACAACTTCGGTCTCGGGAACTTCGGCGACTTCAACACCGGTTTCGGAAACGCCGGCGACGCTAATATCGGCATCGGCAACTCCGGCACCGGCAATATCGGCATCGGGCTCACCGGCACGGGCCAGGTCGGGTTCGGTGCGCTGAATTCGGGCAGCGGCAACAGCGGCTTGTTCAACTCGGGCACCAACAACATCGGCCTGTTCAACTCGGGCACCGGAAACGTCGGCATCGCCAACTCCGGCACCGGCAACTGGGGCATCGGCAACTCCGGCCATATCAACACCGGTTTGCTCAACGCCGGTGACATCAACACCGGCCTCATCAACGCCGGCAATGTCAACACCGGCATCTTTAACGCCGGCGGTTACAACTCCGGAAGTTTCAACGCCGGCAGTTTCAACACGCTTGGATTCAACGCCGGCAACTACAACACCGGCTACCTGAACACCGGCGACTACAACACCGGTTTGGCGAATTCAGGCGATGTCGACACCGGTGCTTTCAACCTGGGCAGCTACTCCAACGGCGTCTTATGGCGCGGCGACTACCAGGGCCTGGTGGCCATCGACTACGAGATCGTCATCCCCGACACCGCCATCCCGGCCTATCTGGACCTTCAGGTGCCGGCCAATCTCCCGTTCAGCGCCACACTCGGCACCTTGGTTCTGGACAGCTTCACGCTTCCGAAATACACCGCCGACGTCAAAATACTCGGTTTCCTGAAATTCGAGGCCGTCAGTGTCGGGCCGATCACCATTCCCAACATTTACATTGACCTGCCGTCGATTGCCGGAACCCTCGGCTCCCCGAGTTCTGTTCTGCAGCTCAGCGGGCCCGGCTCCATCGGGCCCATCAGGATCCCGATCGTCCACATCCCGGCCGCTCCGGGCTTCGGGAACTCGACCACCGTGCCGTCGTCAGGTTTCTTCAACACGGGCAACGGCAGCTCATCGGGCATCGGCAATGTCGGCGCGAACCTTTCGGGTTTCTGGAACGCCGCCTCCGGCGGCTCGGGCATCTCCGGCTACAAGAACCTGGGCGATCTGACATCGGGCGTGTCCAACTTCGGCAATACCATTTCAGGCTTCCTGAACACCGCCACGGCAAGTCTCGCAACGCCTGCCGACGTTTCCGGAATCGGAAACACCGGCAGCCACATTTCCGGCCTCTTCAATGGTTTATCGAACATCAACATCGGCTTTGCCAACCACGGCGATGTGAACGTCGGCAGCGGAAACGACGGCAGCTACAACCTGGGTAGCGGCAACGTCGGCAGTGACAACGTCGGCTTCGGAAACTTCGGTGACGGCAATATCGGCTCGGGAAACTGGGGCAGCGGCAACGTCGGTCCGGGTAACTGGGGCAGTCACAACACCGGACTGGGGAACTTGGGCGCCAACAACGCCGGCCTTGGAAATCTGGGTGACTTCAACGTCGGTTTCGGCAACGCCGGCAACGCCAATATCGGCCTCGGGAACACCGGCAGCAACAACATCGGCATCGGGCTCACCGGCAACGGCCAAGTCGGATTCGGCGCGCTGAACTCAGGTAGCGGCAACAGCGGCTTGTTCAACTCGGGCAGCAACAACGTCGGCTTGTTCAACTCGGGCACCGGAAACGTCGGCATCGGAAACTCGGGCACGGGTAACTTCGGCATCGGCAACGCGGGCACCGCAAACACCGGTATCGGCAACCCGGGAATCGGCAACTGGGGCTACGGCAATCCGGGCAACTACAACACCGGCATCGCCAATACCGGCAGCGTCAACACCGGCTTCTTCAACACCGGCGACGTCAACAGCGGAACCGCCAACCCGGGCGACTACAACAGCGGCTCCTACAACACCGGCAACACCAACACCGGCGTCGGCAACACCGGCGATTACAACACCGGATGGTTCAACAGCGGTGACTACAACACCGGCGTACTCAATTCGGGCAACGTCAACACCGGCGTTCTCATCGCCGGCAACTACAACAACGGCTTCCTGTGGCGTGATGATTACCAGGGTTTGATCGCGATCGAGGCCGGTATCTACATTCCCGAATTCCCGTTGCTGAATCTGGATATGGGCCTGCCGGTGAATATTCCGCTTGATCTCGGCATGTCGAACCTCAACATCCAGGGTTTCACTATTCCGGAGTTCAAGGCGAGCGTCTTAAACTCGGACTATCTCAGCGTCGACATCGGGCCCATCGTCATCCCCACCATTACCGGCGTCCTGCCCCAGCTGACCGCCCAAGTCGGCTCGCCGACGACAACGGTAGGCGCCATTCTCACCAGCGGCGTGGGTCCCATCGACATCAAATTCATCGACATTCCCGCCCGACCGGGTTTTGGGAATTCGACGAGTGGTCCGTCGTCGGGGTTTTTCAATAGTGGGTCGGGTAGTTCGTCGGGGTTCGGTAATTTCGGGGCCAACAATTCGGGGTGGCAGAATTTCTCGACGGGGGTGTTGGGGAATTCGGGGTGGCGCAACGTCGGTGCGTTGCAGTCGGGGGTGGCCAATCTGGGCAACACCATCTCGGGTTGGTACAACACCAGCACCGTCGATCTGGCCAGTGTGGCCCAGGTTTCCGGGGTGGCCAACATCGGCACCGATCTGTCCGGGGTGTTGCACAGCGCGTCGGGCACGCTGTTCAACGCCGGGTTGGGCAACGTGGGTCAGCTCAATGTGGGCTGGGGCAACCTGGGCAGTTTCAACATCGGCAGCGGCAATGTCGGCGACTACAACCTGGGCAGCGCCAACGTCGGCGAGCACAACCTGGGCAGCGCCAATATCGGCAGCGCCAACATCGGGTTCGCCAATACCGGCACCGCGGTGGTCTCGGGGCTCGACAATATCGGGATCGCCAACACCGGCAGCCACAATCTGGGCTGGGCCAACATCGGGTTGGGCAATATCGGCTTGGCCAATACCGGCACCGGCAATATCGGTATCGGGCTCAGCGGGGATCATCAGGTCGGGTTCGGGGCATGGAATTCCGGCACCGACAACATCGGTTTGTTCAACTCCGGCAGCAACAACGTCGGCTTTTTCAATTCCGGCACCGCCAACTTCGGCATCGGAAACTCCGGTAGCTACAACACCGGCATCGCCAACACCGGCACCACCAACACCGGATGGTTCAACTCCGGGGCACTCAACACCGGCGTGGCCAACGCCGGAAGCTACAACAGCGGCTGGTACAACACCGGCGCCACCAACACCGGCATCGCCAACCCCGGCGCCCACAACACCGGCTGGTTCAACACCGGCACCTACAGCACCGGCATCGCCAACGCCGGCACCCTCGACACCGGCGCCTTCATCACCGGCGACATGGACAACGGCCTACTGTGGCGCGGCAACTCCCAAGGCCTCTACGGGCTCAACTACACCATCACGGTTTCCGAAATCACCGGGTACTTCGACTTCTCCGTGTTCGGCGATATCCCCCTAAACGCCACCATCACCCCGGCCAACATCGACGCCTTCACTATTCCGACGATTCCCTTCAGCGGACTCAACGACCATCTCGGCGGCAAAGTAGAGGGCACGGTTGGACCCATCTCGATATCAGCCATCTCCTTCAGCATCGCCAGCCCCGCGGTGGATCTACGTTTCGGCAGCTCCGACGGTTCGCCGGTGGTGGACATCGGCGGCAACGGCAGCGTCGGCCCCATCTACCTTCCGCTCATCGATATCCCGGCCAGCCCTGGGTATTTCAACTCCACCGTGCTGCCGTCGTCGGGTCTCTTCAACGCCGGCACGGGTAGCTCTTCGGGCTTCTTCAATGTCGGTACGAACAATTCGGGCTGGCAGAACATGTCGTTCGGAAGCCTCGGAAACTCGGGGATCAAGAACTGGGGTTCGGCGCTATCGGGCCTGGCGAACCTGGGCAACACCATGTCGGGCTGGCTCAATACCAGTTCGCTGGACCTGTCCAGCCCGGCCAACGTTTCCGGATTCCAAAACGTCGGCACCGACCTGGCGGGATTGTTCCGCGACGGAACGAGCACGGTGTTCAATGTCGGGCTGGCCAACCACGGCATCATGAATTTCGGCAGCGCCAACATCGGCAACGACAACATCGGCAACGGAAATGTCGGCAGCTTCAACTTCGGCAGCGGCAACATCGGGGACCACAACATCGGCAGCGGCAACCTCGGCGGCGCCAATGTCGGCAGCGGTAACCTCGGCAGCGGCAACATCGGGTTTGGGAACGTCGGTAGCTCGTTGACGGCGGGGTTGAACAACATCGGGATGGGCAACACCGGAAGCCACAACTTCGGCTGGGGGAACACCGGAGACGGCAATATCGGCTTCGGTAACAGTGGCAACGGAAATATCGGTTTTGGGCTCACCGGCGACAACCAACGCGGCTTTGGCAGCCTCAACTCCGGCAGCGGCAATATCGGGTTGTTCAATTCCGGAACCAACAATATCGGCATCGGCAACTCGGGCACCGGAAACTGGGGCATCGGCAACTCCGGCAGCTACAACACCGGCATCGGCAATACCGGCAGCACCAACACCGGATGGTTCAACTCCGGCATCGCCAACACCGGGATCGCCAATTCCGGCAACTACGACACCGGCTTCTACAACGCGGGCGAAACGAACACGGGCAGCTTTAACAGCGCAGACCACAACTCGGGTGGCTTCAACTCGGGCAGGTACAACACGGGCTACTTCAACGGCGGCGACTACAACACCGGCATCGGCAACACCGGTGACGTCAACACCGGCGCCTTCAACTCAGGCAACTACAACAACGGCTTCCTCTGGAGAGGCGATTACCAGGGCCTGGTTCAACTCTCCTACAAAGTCACCATTCCCGAATTCCCGTACCACGGCGATGTGCATGGGCTCGTCGAACTGCCAATCCAGGGCACCATCAATGAAATGACCCAGGACGCGTTCACCATTTCAAAAATCCGGATTAAAGTCGTTTTGCATCAATGGCCCGGCATAAATATCACCGTCTATGACGGTGATATCGGCCCCTGGACCATTCCTGAGCATGTGCTTTCCACCCCGATTCATCTCGATGACATCGTTCGCACAACCTTCGAAAAGTCCGGCGGTGGCACGGCGGGCCCGTACACCTTCGGTTTTGACTTCGTCCAGGGACCGGGATTCTTCAATTCAACGACGACTCCGTCGTCAGGCTTCTTCAACTACGGCAGTGGCACGTCGTCCGGGTTCTTCAACTCCGGCGACGGTCTATCGGGAATCATCAACACCGGCACCAACCATTCGGGCATCTGGAACGCCGGCGGACTGGAAGACTCGGGCTTCTTCAACTACGGCGCGCTGGCGTCGGGCCTGTTGAACAGGGGCAACACCATCTCGGGCATATTCAATACCAGCACCGTAGATCTCGCGACGCAGGCATTTGTATCCGGCGTCGCAAACATCGGCACCCAGGTGTCCGGCTTCTTCCGCAACGTCAGGCTGCCGTAA
- a CDS encoding aldose 1-epimerase gives MHVVTLRDPSSSVVAQFVPEAGMIGSALTDGGVQLLGQRRGLDAYITAGKTMGIPILYPWANRLGANTYTAEDATVTLTAGANGVRADPAGLPIHGVLAAYPGWRLTAESANELTAELDFGADPTLLASFPYPHVLAMSVRLAERTLTVRTTVTATGDRAVPLCFGFHPYLHIPDVARGEWTIETARLRRLYLDGRGLPTGETAEQPAMSRRLRDESLDDGYDQVDDGSVFAVSGGGRRLQVCFERGYPAAQIFAPPGEDVVCFEPMAAPTDALRRGGYRVARPGEPAIAQFSIRV, from the coding sequence GTGCACGTCGTCACCCTGCGCGACCCGTCCTCATCGGTGGTGGCGCAATTCGTGCCCGAGGCCGGGATGATCGGCAGCGCGCTGACCGACGGCGGGGTGCAACTGCTCGGTCAGCGAAGAGGTCTGGACGCCTACATCACCGCGGGAAAGACGATGGGGATACCGATTCTGTATCCGTGGGCGAATCGGCTGGGCGCCAATACCTATACGGCCGAAGACGCGACGGTGACGCTGACTGCCGGGGCTAACGGAGTTCGCGCCGACCCGGCCGGGCTGCCGATCCACGGTGTCCTGGCCGCATATCCCGGCTGGCGGCTGACGGCCGAATCGGCGAACGAACTGACCGCCGAGCTGGACTTCGGCGCCGACCCGACATTGCTGGCCAGCTTCCCGTATCCGCATGTGCTTGCCATGTCCGTGCGGCTCGCGGAGCGCACGTTGACGGTACGCACCACCGTCACCGCGACCGGGGACCGAGCGGTGCCGCTGTGCTTCGGCTTCCACCCGTACCTGCACATCCCGGACGTCGCCCGCGGCGAGTGGACCATCGAGACGGCGAGGCTGCGCCGTCTGTATCTCGACGGGCGCGGACTGCCCACCGGCGAGACGGCCGAGCAGCCGGCGATGTCACGGCGATTGCGTGACGAGAGCCTGGACGACGGCTACGACCAGGTCGACGACGGGTCGGTCTTCGCGGTCTCCGGCGGCGGCCGCCGCCTGCAGGTGTGTTTCGAACGCGGCTACCCGGCGGCGCAAATCTTCGCGCCCCCTGGTGAGGACGTGGTGTGCTTCGAGCCGATGGCTGCGCCGACGGATGCGTTGCGCCGCGGCGGTTATCGGGTGGCCCGCCCGGGTGAACCGGCGATCGCCCAGTTTTCGATCCGCGTGTGA